Proteins encoded in a region of the Diabrotica virgifera virgifera chromosome 4, PGI_DIABVI_V3a genome:
- the LOC126883534 gene encoding uncharacterized protein LOC126883534 codes for MTSHKPRSRLNLGLEVPLLSTGAISVEKCARRYLQEHPVEIGGFDENGQPITVEIDESYFFPRKYNRGAYRPGRWIFGAVERNSGKLFVIPVAAKSEEILLPIISRMILPGSIIVSDGWRAYTNIGRLEGGVYEHRVVIHQQNFVDPDDDSVHTQTIESVWMRAKKKLRRQCGTSRDLFESYLDEFQWRERIKNRDRFVEFLICLQEQFVV; via the exons ATGACTTCCCACAAACCCAGATCAAGATTGAATCTGGGGTTGGAAGTCCCACTATTGTCGACTGGTGCAATTTCTGTCGAGAAGTGTGCACGCAGATATTTGCAAGAGCACCCTGTGGAAATTGGAGGATTCGATGAAAATGGTCAACCCATTACGGTAGAAATTGATGAATCCTACTTCTTCCCCAGGAAGTACAATAGAGGTGCTTACAGGCCCGGACGCTGGATTTTTGGTGCTGTGGAGAGGAATAGTGGCAAATTATTCGTGATACCGGTGGCAGCAAAAAGCGAGGAAATACTATTGCCCATCATATCCAG AATGATTTTACCGGGGTCAATAATTGTCTCTGATGGATGGAGAGCGTATACCAATATCGGTCGCTTAGAAGGAGGGGTGTATGAACACAGGGTTGTGATTCATCAGCAAAATTTTGTAGACCCTGATGATGATAGTGTTCATACACAGACCATTGAAAGTGTGTGGATGCGAGCAAAAAAGAAGCTCCGCAGGCAATGCGGAACTTCTAGAGATTTGTTCGAATCATATCTGGACGAATTTCAATGGAGAGAGCGGATAAAAAACAGGGACAGATTCGTAGAGTTTTTAATTTGTCTACAAGAACAGTTCGTAGTTTAG
- the LOC126883536 gene encoding probable protein BRICK1-A, which produces MASSNRGEAVPKQIQQDWVNREYIEIITISIKKITDFLNSFDLSCRSKLAGLNEKLTILERKIDYLEACVSKMCMNYV; this is translated from the exons ATGGCATCTTCAAATCGGGGAGAGGCAGTTCCAAAACAAATTCAGCAAGATTGGGTAAATAGGGAATACATAGAAATTATTACTATTAGCATCAAGAAAATTACAGACTTTTTAAACTCGTTTG ATTTGTCCTGTCGCTCAAAACTTGCTGGTTTGAACGAGAAACTAACCATACTCGAGCGCAAAATTGATTATTTGGAAGCTTGTGTAAGTAAAATGTGTATGAATTATGTATAA